GACGTGTGAGTCGGTACCCGAGGAGGAGCGAGTGTCGTGTGTTGGGTGAGTTTGCGGCGGTCCCAGCCCTTGCCCTCGCGGGGTAGGCTTTTAGAAAGCGATGCGGCCGCCATCCCCTTTTCCCCTTAATACCTCTGTCCTCCCTTTGGGCCTGGAGTGAGACTGGAGAAGGAGGCCGGTGGGCGAGGCACGCTAGAGAGTGGGCTTCTGCTTTTGGAGCGAGGTATCTATTCATTCCTGTTGGCAGTCGGAAATGCCTAAGACTGGATTATAACCTGATTAACTGCTTCTTTCGCGCCTACCCCTCTCCTGGCATTTGAAGGGCCAACGGAGGAGGAATTCAAGGAGCGAAAGGAAGGTGTCCTGGAGCGAGGAAATGGTTTCCTACCTAGAAGTTGCGGACCCACCTGTCCCTTAAGGTTCTCCTCCCTACccatttttgtctctttgtaGACCTAAGCCGCCCCTGCTGCCATGTCGCAAGGGATCCTTTCTCCGCCAGCCGGCTTGCTGTCAGATGAGGACGTTGTAGTCTCCCCCATGTTTGAGTCCACGGCTGCAGATTTAGGGTCTGTGGTACGGAAGGACCTGGTATCAGACTGCTCTGTCATCTCCACCTCCCTGGAGGATAAGCAGCAGCAGGTAAAGGGGTTGGACAGTGGTTTGGCAGCAGAGCGATAGCCTCAGCCTCCCAGTTTTCCGCATTCCTATTAGGTCAAAGACTAGCAATCCCAAGGGTCTGAAAGATTGATTTGAAATTAAGAGCagggcaagaaaaaaatgtaaatttgtgtGTCCGTAGGAAGAACTATTATTTGCATTCCATTAAAAACACTCTCAAGTGCCATGCTCTCAGTCCTGTGAGGGAAGGCTAATAACAGTTCTCTCTTCACCATGAGGCCTAGATATGTTAAATAACTTGCACAAGACCATACAGCCATTaagtatgggtttttttttttttaagatttatttatttatttatttatgatagagatagacacagagagagagaggcagagacacaggaggagggagaagcaggctccatgctgggagcccgatgtgggaatcgatccagggactccaggatcacgccctgggccaaaggcaagagctaaaccgctgagccacccagggatccctcattaagTATGTTTTTAATATCAACCATAGCTTCCATTTATGGAGGCTTTATGCTAAGCTGGGGTATCTCAGctgcagcattattgacattAGGGCCCAGTTAATTCTTTGTTATAGTGGTCTGTCTTGTACCttaagatgtttagcagcatacctgtcctctacccactagatgtcacTAGCTCCTTCCCACTGTGACAACCAAGAACCTTCCCCTGACATAGCTAAATGTTCCTTGGCGTGGGGAATGGCACTGGTTGAACACAACTCTACTAGGAAGTCTCTTCTTTCATAGAGAAAGTTTCATGAGAGCAAGACCTTGATAATGTTTCTGTGGACCACCAAAGCCTCTTAGAGTTCCCAGATGTTCTttaaacatctgttgaatgaatgaagtgggTTCTATTGTTAACACAATTCTATAGATACATAAACAGAGGCAGACAATCTAAAGaacttgttcaagatcacatAGTTCTAAATGATGGGATTGGAACTCAAATTTAGGTTTGTCTGCCTCCAAGGTGCTTAACTACCGAGTTTTGCTGTAATATCATATGGTGATTTTCTTACCAATTAACCAGTTCTAATTCAGAAAGTCAGTGTGGCAGGCTGTGTTGCCAGGATACTGAAGACAGTGAAGGGTGATAAAACAGTGAAAAAACCCATGTGGGTTGGAATGATTATGGAACTGTAGAGTAGTGTATAGACATTTGGGTTGAAATGGTATAGCGTCAGCATGATTCTCTGGAAATATGCTATGCTTGCCCATCTGCTTGGAGGTAACTGCTGATTCTGGCCTGGAATTCTGCCACAGGTTCCATCTGAGGATAGTACAGAGAAGGTGAAAGTATACCTGAGGGTCAGGCCCTTGTTACCCTCAGAATTGGAACGACAGGAAGATCAGGTGAGTGTCTGAGAAGGGAAGATTCAAGATGGAATGATGCAATACAGGAAAGGTTCCCAAGATTATttctttctgtgatttctttACTGCTTCTCAGGATTGTGTCCGTATCGAGAATATGGAGACCCTTGTTCTACAGGCACCCAAGGACTCCTTTGCCCAGAAGAGCAGTGAGCGGGGAATTGGACAAGCTGCCCATAGATTCACCTTTTCCCAGGTATGGAAGTATTTATTGGTTTATGAATAAGGGACCAACATATTAGGGGCAACTTTATTCTCTCTTTAGCGGGGAAGGTTTTTACTTCACTGTGAGTTCCTTGAATATGCATGTCTATAATTTTGAGGACTCATGTTATGTGCTAGTTAGTGCATCAAGTACTTTTTGTGCATTAATTCCCAACATctccattattattatcattcttgTCCCTATTTTCCTGATAAGGATATTATGACCCAGTGAAAGTTATGTTGCTGAAGCCATGTAGCTGGTCAGTGGTAGAGTTAGGCCTTGCATCTATAACCATCCATCTCCAAAGCCCACACTTGTGATTACTATGTTGCCCCATTGTGTGTATAGCATCAGACATAGTGGTTAGCATTTCTTTGATTGATTTTGACGAAAGATGGACTGGCAGAGAGTGGTTAGTCTTCAGTGTTTAGAGAGCAGCTAATGGCACTGCAGGAAGAAGTTACTTGACTATAGTCTCCAGAGCCAATCACCCAGGAAGGGATGCATCTGCTGGCTCTGCATAGGAGCAAGTGAGAGATGAGGGATGGACCTCTGAGAAATTGGGTCTGTCTCTAGATCTTTGGGCCAGAAGTGGGACAGGCATCTTTCTTCAACCTGACCGTGAAGGAGATGGTAAAGGATGTACTCAAAGGGCAGAACTGGCTCATCTATACATATGGAGTCACCAACTCAGGGAAAACCCACACAATTCAAGGTGAGTAGTAGGCCTCACAGAATTGCTGATTGGCCTATAATggtattttctttgccttttgatgCTTTGAATTGGGGAAGAGCTCTCAGTTGTCCATCTTTGACATACTTCCAGGTACCATCAAGGATGGAGGGATCCTACCCCGGTCACTTGCTCTGATCTTCAATAGCCTCCAAGGCCAACTTCATCCAACACCTGATCTGAAGCCCGTACTCTTCAATGAGGTGATCTGGCTAGACAGCAAGCAGATGCGAcaggaggaaatgaagaaacTGTCTCTGCTAAATGGAGGCCTCCAAGAGGTGCAGTGTTGGAGTTCACAGAGGTGGGGATAAGAGGACAAATCTGTGGAAAGTTTTGTGCTTATCTTCTTCCTGGGCCCCTCCAGGAGGAGCTGTCCACCTCCTTGAAGAGGAGTGTCTACATTGAAGGTCGGATGGGTACCAGCAGCAGCTTTGATAGCGGTGTTGCTGGACTCTCCTCCAGTCACATGACCAGCAGTAGCCAGCTGGATGGTATGTACCACGACTGGACTGTGTGTCAAGTAACAGTAGAAACCTACTCCCTTGCTCCCAATAGCTGCCAGGAGTATAAACCAGAGGTTTCAACCTAAGCTGCTCCTTCTAAGGCCCCTGCAGACCAAAGAGGAGATGGACTACTCTAGAGTTGATGCATTGTACATGGGTTCTTCCCCAGAAACGAGTCCCCGATGGGCACAGCCAGACACCAGCCCTGTGAGTGTCCCTGCAGACATCCGCTTCTCTGTCTGGATCTCCTTCTTTGAGATCTACAATGAGCTGCTTTACGACCTGTTAGAACCACCTAGCCAGCAGCGCAAGAGGCAGACTCTGCGGTTGTGTGAGGATCAGAATGGCAACCCCTATGTGAAAGGTATTAGAAGGTGGAAGGCTGGCAACAACCCAGAAATGGGACTTGGGAGAAACCCAGAAAAGTTAGGTGTTCCCATCTTATGTAtgcctttctcttctttgcctCAGATCTCAATTGGATTCATATTCAGGATGCTGAAGAGGCCTGGAAACTGCTCAAAGTGGGTCGTAAAAACCAGAGCTTTGCCAGCACCCATCTGAACCAGAACTCTAGCCGCAGGTGAGTGGGCTGTGGGAGGTCAGCTTTTCACTGTGTTCTAGGAAACTGTAGTCATCTATCTGGTCATGAGGATAcacagtgacttttttttcttgatttacagTCACAGCATCTTCTCAATACGTATCCTGCACCTTCAGGGGGAAGGGGATATCATCCCAAAGATCAGCGAGTAAGTTTTTCCATTCAGAAATCTGGGCTTCTTGGTCATAAATGGTGTTGGAGGTAGGGGGTAAGGGAGGTCCTCAGAGGAATTACTTCTATTGGAGTCTGGCTCCACTTTCTTGGGTACAGAGATTCTTGGTGGGTCCTCCCCTTCCCAGAAGTATATGAAGGGCTGGAAAGCTCATAACATGTGGGGTCCTTATGTCAGATATTGTCCACCATTCAAGGTTGTCATTCTGTgatctggctggctcagagcGCTGCAAAGATCAGAAAAGTGGTGATCGGCTAAAGGAAGCAGGAAACATTAATACTTCTCTGCACACCCTGGGCCGTTGTATTGCTGCTCTGCGCCAAAACCAGCAGAATCGGTGAGCTTCTGACTATAAGCCCTGGTTTGGGATGGTCTGGAATCCACTGCGTTTTGCTAAGAGACTTCCTGGTCATCACTAGGTGTGATGCTAGGATACTCTAAGGGCTGGAATTCTGCTCACAACTCTGTTCTCTGATCCCCTACTAGGTC
This portion of the Canis lupus dingo isolate Sandy chromosome 11, ASM325472v2, whole genome shotgun sequence genome encodes:
- the KIF20A gene encoding kinesin-like protein KIF20A isoform X2 encodes the protein MSQGILSPPAGLLSDEDVVVSPMFESTAADLGSVVRKDLVSDCSVISTSLEDKQQQVPSEDSTEKVKVYLRVRPLLPSELERQEDQDCVRIENMETLVLQAPKDSFAQKSSERGIGQAAHRFTFSQIFGPEVGQASFFNLTVKEMVKDVLKGQNWLIYTYGVTNSGKTHTIQGTIKDGGILPRSLALIFNSLQGQLHPTPDLKPVLFNEVIWLDSKQMRQEEMKKLSLLNGGLQEEELSTSLKRSVYIEGRMGTSSSFDSGVAGLSSSHMTSSSQLDETSPRWAQPDTSPVSVPADIRFSVWISFFEIYNELLYDLLEPPSQQRKRQTLRLCEDQNGNPYVKDLNWIHIQDAEEAWKLLKVGRKNQSFASTHLNQNSSRSHSIFSIRILHLQGEGDIIPKISELSFCDLAGSERCKDQKSGDRLKEAGNINTSLHTLGRCIAALRQNQQNRSKQNLVPFRDSKLTRVFQGFFTGRGRSCMIVNVNPCASTYDETLHVAKFSAIASQLVHAPPVQLGFPLLHSFIKEHSLRASPNLEMVAKTDPGLDDIENEVDISIYGKEELLQVVEAMKALLCKERQEKLQLEMQLRDEICNEMVEQMQQREQWCSEHLDTQKELLEEMYEEKLTILKESLTSFYQEELQERDEKIEELEALLQEARQQPIVHQQSGSELSLRRSQRLAASASSQQLQELTAKLEQCRAELNSTTEELQKYQKMLEPPPSAKPFTIDVDKKLEEGQKNIRLLRTELQKLGESLQSAERACCHSTGAGKLRQALTTCDDILIKQDQTLAELQNNMMLVKLDLRKKAACIAEQYHTVLKLQGQASTKKRLGTNQENQQPNQQPPGKKPFLRNLLPRTPTCQSSTDCSPYARILRSRRSPLLKSGPFGKKY